One segment of Aquimarina sp. BL5 DNA contains the following:
- a CDS encoding BatD family protein: protein MKLKLIFLTLFLAITQMSVAQVKFEAKVSKKKLGINERLRVDFEMNQDGDNFTQPSFNGFTVVGGPNQSISNSWINGKRSYAKTFSYFLSPTKRGNFTIGQATIEIDGQTYKTLPVKVQVTAAVQKPKDGNNADYVASENLHLVAEVSKSNPYLNEAITVIYKLYVSPRIQISNLREIDNPKYSDFWSQAIKIGQLKVERGEFKGEPYNFVVCGKTVLYPQKTGKLEIEPLTLSIAVDVPTNRRDIFGGKLYSTVNKTVAAGTRTINVKPLPEQGKPDDFTGAVGSFDFKVIPNKTELDATESLETKVSVSGSGNLKLFDLPKLNVPNGLEQYEPEHNERVRTNLAGMAGNISDSYTLVPQFKGTYPIPPVSFSYFDLKTETYKRITSKEIVINVKNGPDSGSIVTNSEASGTTKKIVTQTGSQFRFLKLNANLQPIEKKYFFKSTGYWIALTAPLLAIPLFLFFGKKREERLSDVSGNRVRKADKLARKYLSEAKKNLGSQKEFYIAMERALHNYLKAKLHIQTSDMSKDRIQRLLKEREVEDTTSIEFIALLESCEFARYTPSSTSAMQQDYDKASRVIAAIDKQL from the coding sequence ATGAAACTAAAGTTAATTTTTCTAACACTATTTTTAGCAATAACTCAGATGAGTGTGGCTCAAGTTAAGTTTGAAGCTAAGGTGAGTAAGAAAAAACTAGGTATTAATGAAAGATTGCGTGTAGATTTTGAGATGAATCAAGACGGCGATAACTTTACACAACCTAGTTTTAATGGATTTACCGTTGTTGGAGGACCTAATCAATCTATAAGTAATTCTTGGATTAATGGTAAAAGATCATACGCTAAGACATTTAGTTATTTCCTTTCTCCTACCAAGAGAGGAAATTTTACAATTGGACAAGCAACTATAGAAATTGATGGACAGACCTATAAGACATTACCCGTAAAAGTTCAGGTAACTGCAGCGGTTCAAAAACCAAAAGACGGAAACAATGCAGATTATGTGGCTAGTGAGAATTTACACTTAGTCGCGGAAGTTTCTAAATCGAATCCATACCTTAATGAAGCTATTACGGTAATATATAAGCTGTATGTTAGTCCAAGAATACAGATTAGTAACCTAAGAGAGATAGATAATCCAAAATATAGTGATTTTTGGAGTCAAGCTATTAAAATTGGTCAGCTAAAAGTAGAAAGAGGAGAGTTTAAAGGAGAACCTTATAATTTTGTGGTTTGTGGTAAGACTGTACTATACCCACAAAAAACAGGGAAGCTAGAGATTGAACCTCTTACATTATCTATCGCAGTGGATGTGCCCACAAATCGTCGTGATATTTTTGGAGGAAAATTGTACTCTACAGTAAATAAAACAGTAGCTGCAGGGACAAGAACAATCAATGTAAAACCTCTTCCTGAGCAAGGTAAACCGGATGATTTTACAGGAGCTGTTGGATCTTTCGATTTTAAAGTTATTCCAAATAAAACAGAACTTGATGCCACAGAATCATTAGAAACCAAAGTGTCGGTTTCTGGTAGTGGAAATCTAAAACTTTTTGATTTACCAAAATTAAACGTGCCAAATGGATTAGAACAATATGAGCCAGAGCACAATGAGCGGGTTCGAACAAATCTTGCTGGTATGGCAGGAAATATCTCGGATTCTTATACGCTGGTACCACAATTTAAAGGAACATATCCAATCCCTCCAGTTTCATTTTCTTATTTTGATCTAAAAACCGAAACGTATAAGAGGATTACATCAAAAGAAATTGTGATCAATGTAAAGAATGGCCCTGATAGTGGTAGTATAGTTACTAATTCTGAAGCTTCGGGAACTACTAAAAAAATAGTAACCCAAACTGGAAGTCAATTTAGGTTTTTAAAACTTAATGCGAATCTGCAACCAATAGAGAAAAAATACTTCTTTAAATCTACAGGATATTGGATAGCATTGACAGCGCCATTATTAGCAATTCCATTATTCTTATTTTTTGGTAAAAAGAGAGAAGAAAGATTAAGTGATGTGAGTGGTAATAGAGTTAGGAAGGCGGATAAACTAGCAAGAAAATATTTATCAGAAGCTAAAAAGAACTTAGGAAGCCAGAAGGAATTTTATATAGCAATGGAACGGGCTTTGCACAATTATTTAAAAGCAAAGCTCCATATTCAGACTAGTGATATGAGTAAAGATCGTATCCAGCGATTACTGAAAGAGAGAGAAGTAGAGGACACAACTTCGATAGAATTTATTGCTTTATTAGAAAGTTGTGAGTTCGCCAGATATACTCCATCATCAACTTCGGCTATGCAACAGGATTATGATAAAGCATCCAGAGTAATAGCAGCAATTGATAAACAATTATAA
- a CDS encoding carbonic anhydrase family protein — protein MKAHTKETQAAITPQIALQLLKEGNQRFQKKHMADRDLLDQVKDTKSGQFPFATILSCIDSRVSSELIFDQGIGDIFSARVAGNFVNEDILGSMEFACKLAGTKLVLVLGHTACGAVKGACDDAKLGNLTALLSKIKPAVAAVSEPSDESLRNSKNIEFVNEVAVKNVHMTIDNIRKESGVLKEMEDNKEILIIGGMYDINDGSVAFFEG, from the coding sequence ATGAAAGCACATACTAAAGAAACACAAGCGGCGATTACTCCTCAAATAGCACTACAATTGTTGAAAGAAGGAAACCAAAGATTCCAGAAGAAGCATATGGCTGATCGTGATCTTTTGGATCAGGTAAAAGACACTAAAAGTGGTCAGTTTCCGTTTGCAACAATTTTAAGTTGTATTGATTCTAGAGTATCTTCAGAATTAATTTTTGATCAAGGTATAGGAGATATTTTTAGTGCGAGAGTAGCGGGTAATTTTGTGAATGAAGATATCCTGGGGAGTATGGAGTTTGCTTGCAAACTAGCAGGAACTAAATTAGTATTGGTTTTAGGCCATACTGCTTGTGGAGCTGTAAAAGGAGCATGTGATGATGCAAAACTAGGAAACCTTACCGCTTTATTAAGTAAAATAAAGCCAGCAGTAGCAGCAGTAAGTGAGCCATCAGATGAATCCTTAAGAAATTCTAAGAATATCGAGTTTGTTAATGAAGTAGCTGTTAAAAATGTACATATGACAATCGATAATATTCGTAAAGAGAGTGGTGTGCTAAAAGAAATGGAAGACAATAAAGAAATACTCATTATAGGCGGTATGTATGATATTAACGACGGTAGTGTAGCCTTTTTCGAAGGCTAG
- a CDS encoding carboxypeptidase-like regulatory domain-containing protein — protein MKKAVFLLFFLTYSMQAQVMKNYKKAPLHQVLTEIAESYGLIFSFSNDVVKDKVITLSLNNTSLDEILVTLRTLTNLTYNKISDRQVTVSAPDTKTSICGYIFDADTNGPLSYASVVVKETNEGAISDENGFFLLEKIDKNTSITIQYVGYTEKTVPVATFQKSVCQRIRLITESTALEEVLIIEYITKGLGKNIDGSLGIVNENLGILPGQIEPDIFQSMQLIPGISSPDETATGIQIRGGSPDQNLILWDHIKMYNTGHFFGLISAFNPYVVSDTKIFKGGADPKYGDRVSGVIDISSDTEVPEKFNGGMGFNGTHADLFLKTPISNKVGLVISGRRAYTDYLETPTYSAYFDKVFQNTKITDALNPIDLEDEDEIEEEISDNNFFFYDTSVKLIADISENDKILVSGIYTKNDLAFEINNEEDLLTDDLTIQNKGASFSWIGTKLDRLHYGIKGYYSNYDSDYSFTEREEMVIEEQSIRKNTVEDIGFDLDLTYDIYKKHSVTIGYQFSNNKVFYNITRDGEFETPINETDLVKNNANSIYANYKFSFKNKGLINLGFRASHYSVVDQFYTEPRINIEYPITKNLRVKATGELRYQPISQLVEFEDTQLRLENSLWIHSNNEEIPLLKSAQFSGGLLFSKNDWNFEIDGYYKNINGLTSLTNGFNNINNEFSTGESDIMGLDVLLKKRFKNLRTWIGYTFNDIDYTFPELQESSFPGNNDITHSFRFSSTLEIKNWEFSLGWIWRSGAPFTDADLLNEDIEFSTPNSRNLPEYHRLDASLIYHFDINKNKKWRGQIGVSLLNVYDRQVPISIRYQADENADTENVELDVIRQQSLGITPNITLRVYF, from the coding sequence ATGAAAAAAGCTGTTTTCCTACTATTCTTTTTAACCTATTCGATGCAGGCACAGGTAATGAAAAATTATAAAAAAGCGCCTTTGCATCAGGTACTTACCGAAATCGCTGAATCCTATGGATTAATTTTTTCTTTTAGTAATGATGTAGTAAAAGACAAAGTGATAACACTTTCACTTAACAATACTTCTCTTGATGAGATTTTGGTAACTTTAAGAACTCTAACCAATCTTACTTATAATAAAATATCTGACAGACAAGTAACCGTAAGCGCTCCTGATACAAAAACTTCTATATGTGGATATATTTTTGATGCCGATACTAATGGTCCACTATCCTATGCCTCTGTAGTAGTAAAAGAAACAAATGAAGGTGCTATTTCTGACGAAAACGGCTTTTTCCTTTTGGAAAAAATAGATAAGAATACTTCTATTACTATTCAGTATGTGGGATACACAGAAAAAACTGTTCCAGTAGCAACTTTCCAAAAATCAGTTTGTCAACGCATAAGACTTATAACAGAAAGCACTGCATTAGAAGAAGTACTTATCATAGAATATATTACTAAAGGGCTCGGGAAAAATATTGATGGATCTCTTGGTATTGTTAATGAAAATTTAGGAATTCTACCTGGTCAAATTGAGCCCGATATTTTTCAAAGTATGCAATTGATTCCTGGTATTAGTAGTCCTGATGAAACTGCAACAGGCATACAAATTAGAGGTGGTTCTCCTGATCAAAACTTAATTCTTTGGGATCATATAAAAATGTATAATACAGGACATTTTTTTGGGCTCATTTCAGCTTTTAATCCATACGTTGTTTCTGATACAAAAATCTTTAAAGGAGGCGCCGATCCTAAATATGGAGATAGAGTATCTGGAGTAATCGATATTTCTAGTGATACAGAAGTGCCTGAAAAATTTAATGGTGGAATGGGGTTTAATGGCACACATGCTGATCTTTTCCTAAAAACACCTATCTCAAATAAAGTAGGACTAGTTATCTCTGGGAGAAGAGCATATACGGATTACTTAGAAACTCCAACCTACTCTGCATATTTTGACAAAGTATTTCAAAATACTAAAATAACTGATGCATTAAATCCAATCGATCTAGAGGACGAAGATGAAATAGAAGAAGAAATATCGGATAACAACTTTTTTTTCTACGATACAAGTGTAAAATTAATTGCCGATATTTCTGAAAACGATAAAATTCTAGTAAGCGGAATATACACTAAAAATGATCTTGCTTTTGAAATAAATAACGAAGAAGATCTACTAACTGATGATCTTACTATACAAAATAAAGGGGCCAGTTTTTCTTGGATAGGCACAAAACTAGATCGTCTTCATTATGGTATTAAGGGATACTACTCTAATTATGACTCTGATTATAGTTTTACCGAGCGAGAGGAGATGGTAATAGAGGAACAATCTATTCGAAAAAACACTGTAGAAGATATTGGCTTTGACCTTGATCTGACATACGATATATACAAAAAACATTCAGTAACCATTGGTTATCAATTCTCTAACAATAAGGTGTTTTATAATATTACTAGAGATGGTGAATTCGAAACTCCAATTAATGAAACGGATCTTGTAAAAAACAATGCAAACTCAATCTACGCCAATTATAAATTTTCTTTTAAAAATAAGGGGTTAATCAATCTAGGGTTTCGAGCTTCTCATTATTCAGTGGTTGATCAGTTCTATACTGAACCAAGAATAAACATTGAGTATCCGATTACCAAAAACTTACGTGTAAAAGCTACTGGTGAGCTCAGATATCAACCCATAAGTCAATTGGTAGAATTCGAAGATACTCAGCTCCGGTTAGAAAACAGCTTATGGATCCACTCTAATAATGAAGAAATTCCATTATTAAAAAGCGCACAGTTTTCTGGTGGATTATTGTTCTCTAAAAATGATTGGAATTTTGAGATAGATGGATACTACAAAAATATTAATGGTCTAACCTCGCTTACTAATGGATTTAACAATATAAATAATGAATTTTCCACAGGTGAAAGTGATATCATGGGTTTAGATGTATTACTAAAGAAACGATTCAAAAATTTAAGAACCTGGATTGGATATACTTTTAATGATATCGACTATACGTTTCCTGAACTACAAGAGTCATCATTTCCAGGAAATAATGATATCACGCATAGTTTTAGATTTTCTAGTACGTTAGAAATTAAAAATTGGGAGTTCTCTTTAGGTTGGATCTGGAGATCAGGTGCTCCTTTTACAGATGCTGATCTTCTCAATGAAGATATAGAGTTTAGCACTCCTAATTCCAGAAATTTACCTGAATATCATCGTTTAGATGCCTCATTGATTTATCATTTTGATATTAATAAAAATAAAAAATGGAGAGGTCAAATCGGTGTCTCTTTACTCAATGTTTATGATCGACAAGTACCTATTTCAATACGTTATCAAGCAGATGAAAATGCTGATACAGAAAATGTGGAACTGGATGTAATCCGACAACAATCCTTAGGAATTACACCGAATATAACATTAAGGGTATATTTCTAA
- a CDS encoding CvpA family protein, translating to MNYIDIILGILLLWGLIKGFSKGLFVSLASLVALVAGIYIAVHFSHLVGGYIEQYVDWGDGAMKLTAFAITFIVVVILISLAGKLLTKIADFASLGILNKLLGAAFGVLKFAFIASVVIIFVDAGNRSLNIIKQETLDSSILYSPVKKLAPMVLPNILKSERSDNSDTTV from the coding sequence ATGAATTACATAGATATCATTTTAGGCATATTGTTACTATGGGGATTAATCAAAGGGTTTAGCAAAGGTTTATTCGTTTCGCTAGCTTCTTTAGTTGCTTTGGTTGCTGGAATTTATATCGCTGTGCATTTTTCTCACCTTGTAGGAGGGTATATAGAGCAATATGTTGATTGGGGAGATGGAGCTATGAAACTTACTGCTTTCGCTATCACATTTATTGTTGTGGTAATCCTGATTTCTCTTGCCGGAAAATTATTGACTAAGATTGCAGATTTTGCCTCTTTAGGAATTCTTAATAAGCTTCTGGGAGCAGCTTTTGGAGTATTAAAATTTGCATTTATAGCCAGTGTCGTTATCATATTTGTAGATGCTGGAAATAGATCTCTAAATATAATTAAGCAAGAAACATTGGATTCGTCTATACTTTATTCTCCCGTAAAAAAGTTAGCACCAATGGTACTACCGAATATTTTAAAAAGTGAACGAAGCGATAATTCTGACACAACAGTTTAA
- a CDS encoding tetratricopeptide repeat protein, whose protein sequence is MKNLLIILLCFQFGIGFSQEEEDRAEIIAEADRLTATGNEVLVKDGNFPKAEGEYRKAISKNPVDAKAKYNLANAYYNTEKYDEATQRYTEAVKIAESKTEKHKAFHNQGNTYMEQKKYKEAVEAYKNALRNNPKDDETRYNLALAKQLLEKQKNEDKGGDKDNKDENKDKDKNKDNKDQEGENKEDKKEGEDDKEKKGDEGEDKKDQKGEDEKDEKGDPKDEGKDKKEDKKEGDGKPEEEKKQPQQVQGQLSPQQVKSLLEAMNNEEKKVQDKINAKKAKGAKTKTEKDW, encoded by the coding sequence ATGAAGAATTTACTAATCATATTGTTGTGTTTCCAATTCGGAATTGGTTTTTCGCAGGAAGAAGAAGATAGAGCAGAAATTATAGCAGAAGCAGACCGACTTACAGCTACAGGTAATGAAGTACTGGTTAAGGATGGTAATTTCCCAAAGGCTGAAGGAGAGTATAGAAAAGCAATTTCTAAGAACCCGGTAGATGCTAAAGCAAAATATAATTTAGCCAATGCATATTATAATACCGAAAAATATGATGAGGCTACACAGCGATATACAGAAGCTGTAAAAATCGCCGAATCCAAAACCGAAAAGCACAAAGCATTCCATAATCAGGGAAATACCTATATGGAACAAAAAAAGTATAAAGAAGCTGTAGAAGCTTATAAAAATGCTTTGCGAAATAATCCTAAAGATGACGAGACTAGATATAATCTGGCATTGGCAAAACAGTTATTAGAAAAACAAAAAAACGAAGATAAAGGAGGCGATAAGGATAATAAGGACGAAAATAAAGATAAAGACAAAAATAAAGATAATAAGGATCAGGAAGGGGAGAATAAAGAAGACAAAAAAGAAGGAGAAGACGATAAGGAGAAAAAAGGAGATGAAGGAGAAGATAAAAAGGATCAAAAAGGAGAAGACGAGAAAGATGAGAAGGGAGATCCAAAAGATGAAGGAAAAGATAAAAAAGAAGATAAAAAAGAGGGTGATGGAAAACCTGAAGAAGAAAAGAAACAGCCTCAGCAAGTTCAGGGGCAGTTATCTCCTCAGCAAGTAAAAAGTTTATTAGAAGCTATGAATAATGAAGAAAAGAAGGTGCAGGATAAGATAAATGCTAAAAAAGCAAAAGGAGCAAAAACAAAAACCGAGAAAGACTGGTAA
- a CDS encoding FecR family protein: MAEDKNPYLAKWLNDDLTPQELEQFKKSEEFDDYDKIVKGLEYFDAPSFDEEASLAVTLQKLQDQKKGKVIRLKPFIYAISAAASILLIIGLFFNKVSHTVDLGTQLSVILPDGSTADLNAGSTLTYNRFFWSQNREVQLDGEALFKVETGNNFTVITDSGKIEVLGTVFNVKSRKTIFEVACYEGKVSVETNSNQQQIIKKGEAVSLKDNKLHKTNISRSGPLWKNGESLFISIPLKEVLDELERQYNITFIRTNIDENKLFSGGFLYNNLDLALESVLVPMNIEYVINGLSVKLSYK; encoded by the coding sequence ATGGCTGAGGACAAAAATCCATATTTGGCAAAATGGTTGAACGATGATTTAACTCCTCAAGAGCTAGAACAGTTTAAAAAGTCGGAAGAATTTGATGACTACGATAAAATTGTAAAAGGTCTTGAATACTTTGACGCTCCTTCATTTGACGAAGAAGCATCTCTTGCTGTTACTTTACAAAAACTGCAGGATCAGAAAAAAGGAAAAGTCATTCGTTTGAAACCTTTTATTTATGCGATTTCAGCTGCTGCATCCATTTTACTTATTATTGGATTGTTTTTTAATAAAGTTAGCCATACAGTGGACCTAGGGACACAGCTTTCAGTTATATTACCTGATGGAAGTACTGCTGATCTTAATGCAGGCTCAACTTTAACCTACAATCGTTTCTTTTGGTCTCAAAACAGAGAAGTACAACTAGACGGAGAAGCCTTGTTTAAAGTAGAAACAGGCAATAATTTCACGGTTATAACAGATTCCGGAAAAATAGAAGTGCTAGGAACTGTTTTTAATGTAAAATCGAGAAAAACCATTTTCGAAGTAGCCTGTTATGAAGGCAAAGTGAGTGTAGAAACTAATTCTAATCAACAACAAATAATTAAGAAAGGGGAAGCTGTTTCACTTAAAGACAACAAATTACATAAAACAAATATTTCTAGATCCGGACCATTATGGAAAAATGGAGAAAGCCTTTTTATAAGCATTCCTTTAAAAGAAGTTTTAGATGAATTAGAAAGGCAATATAACATCACTTTTATAAGAACCAATATTGATGAAAATAAGCTGTTTTCTGGAGGTTTCTTATATAACAATCTTGATCTTGCTTTAGAATCTGTACTCGTTCCAATGAATATAGAGTATGTTATTAATGGTCTAAGTGTAAAGTTATCTTATAAATAG
- a CDS encoding SulP family inorganic anion transporter: MFKNIKSDLPASVVVFFVALPLCLGIALASGVGAANLFSGLIAGIIGGIIVGIISGSYIGVSGPAAGLAAIVAASVASLGFENFLVAVVLAGAIQIIFGVLRLGIIGYFFPSSVIKGMLTGIGIIIILKQIPYFFGLDKNPEGDFAFLQIDGENTFTELLKAINAVISGNVDQGATIVALIAMGILILWSNVLGKKSKIFQLIQGPLVAVVVGIVFYFLTKGSNLELVNQHLVSVPVPDSFQDFIGQFSFPNFSAIGQSEVWVTAFTIALVASLETLLCVEATDKLDPEKRVTPTNRELFAQGTGNMISGFIGGLPITQVIVRSSANIQSGGKTKASAIIHGFLLLISVYFIPQVLNYIPLSVLAAILFIVGFKLAKPSTFKALWRAGWKQFVPFIVTVLIIVFKDLLWGIGIGLIVGIVIVLFKSFQNSHFLHKENEDPTDGKVKMTLAEEVTFFNKGAILKELDNLPENSHLELDVSNTKYLDQDILEILDDFALKAKNRNISVKLISERGIETNLKSYTEFFKNKPKLIS; this comes from the coding sequence ATATTTAAAAATATAAAAAGTGATCTCCCTGCAAGTGTGGTAGTGTTTTTTGTAGCACTACCACTATGTTTAGGAATCGCGCTGGCAAGTGGTGTTGGTGCTGCTAATTTATTTTCAGGTTTAATTGCTGGTATTATAGGTGGTATTATCGTTGGAATTATTAGTGGTTCTTATATAGGGGTAAGTGGTCCTGCCGCTGGTCTTGCTGCTATTGTAGCAGCGTCTGTAGCTTCTCTTGGTTTTGAGAATTTTCTAGTTGCCGTTGTGTTGGCTGGTGCCATTCAAATAATATTCGGTGTTTTAAGATTAGGTATAATTGGGTACTTTTTTCCTTCATCAGTCATAAAAGGGATGCTTACGGGAATCGGAATTATTATCATTTTAAAACAAATACCATATTTTTTTGGTCTTGACAAAAATCCAGAAGGAGACTTTGCGTTTCTTCAAATAGACGGAGAGAATACGTTTACGGAGCTGCTTAAGGCAATCAATGCTGTAATAAGCGGGAATGTAGATCAAGGAGCTACAATTGTAGCGTTAATTGCAATGGGAATTTTGATATTATGGAGTAACGTTTTAGGGAAAAAGAGCAAAATATTTCAACTTATTCAAGGTCCATTAGTAGCAGTTGTAGTTGGTATTGTTTTTTATTTTTTAACCAAAGGATCAAATTTAGAACTTGTTAATCAACATTTAGTATCAGTACCTGTACCGGATAGCTTTCAAGATTTCATCGGTCAATTTAGTTTCCCTAATTTTTCAGCTATCGGACAATCAGAAGTATGGGTTACTGCATTTACCATAGCTTTAGTGGCAAGTCTTGAAACATTACTTTGTGTAGAAGCCACAGATAAGCTTGATCCTGAAAAAAGAGTCACACCTACCAACCGTGAATTGTTTGCTCAGGGAACTGGTAATATGATTTCGGGTTTTATTGGAGGGCTGCCAATTACACAAGTAATCGTTCGTAGTTCAGCGAATATTCAGTCGGGTGGTAAAACAAAAGCCAGTGCGATAATACATGGTTTTTTGCTACTTATTTCGGTATACTTTATACCACAAGTGCTAAACTATATTCCGTTATCAGTATTAGCAGCAATACTCTTTATAGTTGGATTTAAACTGGCAAAACCATCAACTTTTAAAGCATTATGGCGGGCTGGTTGGAAACAGTTTGTTCCGTTTATAGTAACAGTTCTTATAATCGTATTTAAAGATTTATTATGGGGAATTGGTATTGGACTCATTGTAGGAATCGTGATTGTACTGTTTAAAAGTTTCCAGAATTCACACTTTCTACATAAAGAAAATGAAGACCCTACAGATGGTAAAGTTAAAATGACATTAGCAGAAGAGGTAACCTTTTTTAATAAAGGAGCGATTTTAAAAGAGTTAGATAATCTACCTGAAAACTCGCATTTAGAATTAGATGTTAGTAATACAAAATATTTAGATCAAGATATACTTGAAATTTTAGATGATTTTGCGTTAAAAGCGAAAAATAGAAATATATCCGTTAAATTAATTTCAGAACGAGGTATCGAAACGAACTTAAAGAGTTATACCGAGTTTTTTAAAAACAAACCAAAATTAATATCGTAA
- a CDS encoding tetratricopeptide repeat protein, translating to MRNLVVIVVFLMSSMISTAQNNDIFEKANTFYNQEQYQEAIDAYKSIIDSGHESAELYYNLGNANYKLSNIGSSIYYYEKALELAPNDEDIKNNLTFANNATIDAIDVIPEGVISRTINGFTNMFSFDIWAWISVFCVVLFVVLFILYYSARISSKKRLFFLGSWVLLIIGLFGVFFAFKQYNFIENNQYAIIFAQESTIKSEPNLRSEEVFVLHEGTKVKVTETVNDWKKIKLADGKIGWIPGTDLKEL from the coding sequence GTGAGGAATTTAGTAGTAATAGTTGTTTTTCTAATGAGTAGTATGATAAGTACAGCTCAGAATAATGATATATTCGAAAAAGCAAATACTTTTTATAATCAAGAACAATATCAGGAAGCCATTGATGCATATAAATCTATTATAGATAGTGGTCATGAATCTGCTGAGTTATATTATAATTTAGGAAATGCTAATTATAAGTTGAGTAATATAGGCTCAAGTATTTATTATTATGAAAAAGCCTTAGAACTGGCTCCTAATGATGAGGATATCAAGAACAATCTTACTTTTGCTAATAATGCTACTATTGATGCAATTGATGTAATACCAGAAGGAGTAATTTCTAGAACTATTAATGGTTTTACAAATATGTTTAGTTTCGATATTTGGGCTTGGATTTCTGTGTTTTGTGTAGTTCTCTTTGTAGTATTATTTATATTGTACTATTCAGCCAGAATATCTTCTAAGAAACGATTGTTTTTTCTGGGATCTTGGGTTTTATTAATTATTGGTTTATTTGGAGTTTTCTTTGCATTTAAACAGTATAACTTTATAGAGAATAATCAATATGCTATTATTTTTGCTCAGGAAAGTACTATAAAAAGTGAACCTAATTTACGTAGTGAAGAAGTATTTGTGCTTCACGAAGGAACAAAGGTCAAAGTAACCGAAACGGTAAATGACTGGAAAAAAATTAAGCTTGCGGATGGAAAAATAGGGTGGATTCCTGGGACAGATCTGAAAGAACTATAG
- a CDS encoding RNA polymerase sigma factor: MSVSPKSVCDQPVFNELFKAHSRTIRNHIYYKCGDPDQAEDIMQEAFIRLWNNCKKIILEKARAFLYKASTNLFLNQVEHQKVRLAYSKLSHRDRNHESPDFILEEKEFMIKLQNAIADLTEAQREVFLLNRIDKKTYNEIAEMLGISVKAVEKRMHNALKKLRKIIKNI, encoded by the coding sequence ATGAGTGTATCTCCCAAATCCGTATGCGATCAGCCTGTATTCAATGAGTTGTTCAAAGCGCATTCCAGGACTATTAGAAATCATATTTATTACAAATGTGGAGATCCGGATCAGGCAGAAGATATTATGCAAGAGGCTTTTATTCGATTATGGAATAATTGCAAAAAAATAATCTTAGAAAAAGCGAGGGCTTTTTTGTATAAAGCATCCACAAATTTATTTCTCAATCAGGTCGAGCATCAAAAAGTACGATTAGCATACAGTAAGTTGTCCCATAGAGACAGAAACCATGAATCCCCTGATTTTATATTAGAAGAAAAAGAGTTTATGATAAAGTTACAGAATGCAATAGCTGATCTTACCGAAGCACAACGAGAAGTATTTCTGTTAAATCGTATAGATAAAAAAACATACAATGAAATAGCTGAAATGCTAGGTATTTCGGTAAAAGCAGTAGAAAAAAGAATGCACAATGCGCTAAAGAAGTTAAGGAAAATCATAAAAAATATTTAA